The proteins below are encoded in one region of Peptococcaceae bacterium 1198_IL3148:
- a CDS encoding UPF0280 family protein: MEYVERTYRKLHRQQDLIHFQVAVKETDLDVAVQRQCFNSELVELTKALIEKYRNQLEKYIAIDPEYATTLQPHPVLPEAPPMVIQMAEAAKLAGVGPMAAVAGAFSQLIGNELLRHSDEVIIENGGDIYICCQKSRCIGIFAAQSPFTNRIGLEIPAHTPMGVCTSSGTVGHSLSFGKADAVVVLAPSVMLADAVATSAANKVQQVSDLDKAVEYATSISGVMGAVAVLEDKLAVKGRVKLIPVK, encoded by the coding sequence TTGGAATATGTTGAAAGAACATATCGGAAATTGCACCGGCAGCAGGATTTAATTCACTTCCAAGTGGCGGTGAAAGAAACTGATTTGGATGTGGCGGTACAACGTCAATGTTTTAACTCAGAGTTGGTAGAATTGACCAAGGCTCTGATTGAGAAATACCGCAACCAATTAGAAAAATATATAGCAATCGATCCTGAATATGCCACCACGCTGCAACCCCATCCAGTGTTACCGGAAGCACCGCCAATGGTGATTCAAATGGCCGAGGCAGCTAAACTGGCTGGAGTGGGTCCAATGGCGGCGGTGGCGGGGGCTTTTTCTCAGCTCATTGGCAATGAATTATTGCGTCATTCCGATGAGGTGATCATAGAAAATGGTGGCGACATCTATATTTGTTGCCAAAAAAGCAGATGCATTGGCATATTTGCCGCTCAGTCACCCTTCACCAATAGAATTGGACTGGAAATACCAGCCCATACGCCAATGGGGGTTTGCACTTCATCTGGAACGGTGGGGCACTCACTGAGTTTTGGCAAAGCCGATGCAGTGGTTGTACTTGCTCCATCGGTGATGTTGGCCGATGCGGTGGCAACCTCGGCCGCCAACAAAGTACAACAAGTTAGTGACCTTGATAAAGCGGTTGAGTATGCCACCTCCATTTCCGGTGTAATGGGTGCGGTGGCAGTGTTGGAAGACAAACTTGCGGTGAAAGGTCGAGTAAAGTTAATACCTGTAAAATAA